One segment of Syngnathus scovelli strain Florida chromosome 6, RoL_Ssco_1.2, whole genome shotgun sequence DNA contains the following:
- the alpk3a gene encoding alpha-protein kinase 3 isoform X2 produces MTSRRPMTRSFSANGRTSSFGEEESSSSNGRTESRNNYLSNVRPENRSTLCTVMAQLTEDVQPCFETTLKSKAVSENCNVKFTCVVSGYPAPELKWYKDDMEMDRYCGLPKYEIHKNGKTHTLHIYNCTLDDAAIYQVSASNSKGIVSCSGVLEVGTMSEFKIHQRFFSKLKQKAEKKRKDLEEQNKKGVRDNIPTEGPRVSPEAPPRKRPVPPAEPSQAVNESAFVAQLRSAANDVKEITSAITLDKSLEKDIPAPEELVAKKKLKITNGVDGGVNTAANGGNSSRGLTITNGGVNCYDGGISLAQFLSETHRQTPEEGDNPSQLENPQMDVCIENASIENEGRLEKLQVEKEEKEQDLVSEGEKEASHSTEHPKHHRKTLKDHEHHNVQSSLSSMLHTVKDFLFGKAKKDSHENIENKEKEHDHLPKPKSTQSQTPPSYRLSKKHRAEMDKAHTDQVVPMETDKPKEPPKSVDVNQPANKLSKAQENKVEAGKPTMIALGSPKEPSGQNNQEAAVLVENMEVSAGEKISRPGQQTPLSALQVLTEAEDKCLDTPVTLPQPNHPASSTKDDKPRFPHSQNFLPPSNFDNQAPPPGVISATVTSRLCVIPTEALQRGEINVEKMAKDKEVNKPFKKLCVENKVTLKDPPHQNINKPELAGLTPTLLEKGKPDKEVNYPPKKLCVETEEKFKELPQPSINKTKTAVLTPPLSEKGKPDKDANYPTKKFCVGTEVKSKEEPHADIKPKVAVITQPSPKVGRSDKDGNYRTKKLSVDTEEKYKEEPHPDTNKPKVAVITQPTQKVSKPHKEINNSSIPDKKLTHPPRPDILTPPLQEETVKIKAPNLISATESKSSQGDFSKQNTKSVSLTQEMKVESPKVVDLKMWSECTPAFAEENQSVLQSVRSQELEGERKEGLTDRKENQSNLKDQVPPIETNNKVSEIERKPLAVVNEPNKESVADKKDNKEAKLSLLEENSNMVPKDRTVKQQSLSEKVPLGSDVKEPRRTTEHIAVPRVEITEPQAKHFTLPLTMLALKKLESEPSILEKHLKPQAIGRDMIDSSGLLTNQKVLDHNKPSASDVVKDFEQLDGKTEIIVASVKGSQQINSATIPQINISCSDDKEDHKLQNTHIPDSPQSLELSNVPLFVVPPISVTCHENESELRKPVASEWRETETLVVTQAEKQLGTTAELREKTQGTSDQRLTENLSSLPNETAQQKKNDSNHPLSRTTEDNSSLEILKAKPLKQAKIDTSVTIEDFLRTKAPVERLTHKPPTHPSLSPGSIRKYMSKVAAELENDAGLTVPVITVDDRQSDKVDEDTSGGSTPTSLTPTSSLSCESSPRLKRRDSLSLIRSATPEELASGARRKIFIPKPKEDADAGVVALEGQKKDTPYLSPSQARRAALLQAPVGQNTPPMERRSPLMNRRKATLEVPKVVEDLPKQETTKTGKEEKVAEKKLDPLKAPQVIRKIRGEPFPDASGHLKLWCQFFNVLSDSTIKWFRDEVEILEVNRSAGDETQVALAIVLAASQDCGVYGCTIRNEYGTDTTDFLLSVDIMSDILLRDDLEVGEEIEMTPLVFTKGLANSGSWGDKYFGRIVTEMANLGEGCGHKPSRVKVIYGLNPVYESGSTCIIKVPNPIAYGTKQDNNLIERNLEMTKQECKIQNMIREYCKIFAAEARVIENFGPSLEVLPQYLMYRPANSVPYATVEVDLGEVFLKYCVMDAKGCLVTQSSSEMEQKCNTFQHWIHQWTHGNLLITRMEGVETKITNIRVATKTKGYQGLTDRSSSEILEQFPTVHQCNYYCGLLGLRPLKTQEQQQSSKVKVSRSPLLNRKLSIGSGSPQPHRKGHSPQTARKANVSPKVTRKVQETEDKESDGKLKPAETTDALEMR; encoded by the exons AGCAGAGAAGAAGCGTAAAGACTTGGAAGAACAGAACAAGAAGGGGGTCAGAGACAATATTCCCACAGAAGGACCACGTGTTAGTCCCGAGGCACCTCCGAGAAAACGCCCGGTTCCGCCAGCAGAACCGAGCCAGGCGGTTAATGAGTCTGCATTCGTGGCGCAGCTGCGCTCTGCTGCCAATGACGTCAAAGAAATAACCTCTGCAATAACTTTGGACAAAAGTCTGGAGAAGGACATACCGGCCCCTGAGGAGCTCGTGGCCAAAAAGAAACTAAAGATTACCAACGGCGTGGACGGCGGCGTTAACACCGCCGCAAACGGCGGCAACAGCAGCAGAGGCCTTACGATAACAAATGGAGGTGTAAACTGCTATGACGGTGGAATCAGTCTGGCGCAATTTTTATCCGAAACTCACAGACAAACACCCGAAGAGGGCGACAACCCATCTCAACTGGAAAATCCACAGATGGACGTATGTATCGAAAATGCCAGTATAGAGAACGAAGGAAGACTTGAGAAGTTACAAGTCGAGAAGGAAGAGAAAGAACAAGATTTAGTCTCAGAAGGGGAGAAAGAAGCGTCACATTCGACAGAGCACCCGAAACATCACAGAAAGACTCTGAAGGATCACGAGCATCATAACGTTCAGTCGTCCCTCTCCTCCATGTTGCACACGGTCAAAGATTTCCTCTTTGGGAAGGCGAAGAAGGATTCTCATGAAAACATTGAAAACAAAGAGAAGGAACATGACCACCTTCCTAAGCCTAAATCGACACAATCACAAACACCGCCGTCATATCGACTATCCAAGAAGCATCGGGCGGAGATGGACAAAGCTCACACGGACCAAGTTGTACCGATGGAAACCGATAAGCCGAAAGAGCCTCCAAAATCTGTGGATGTAAACCAACCAGCTAATAAACTCTCCAAGGCACAAGAAAATAAAGTTGAAGCTGGAAAGCCAACAATGATTGCCCTCGGGAGCCCAAAAGAGCCGAGTGGACAAAATAATCAGGAGGCTGCGGTTCTGGTGGAGAACATGGAGGTATCAGCAGGTGAAAAGATCAGCCGTCCAGGCCAACAAACACCATTGTCCGCTCTTCAAGTTCTTACAGAG GCTGAAGACAAATGTCTAGATACCCCGGTAACTTTACCACAACCTAATCACCCTGCATCTTCAACAAAAGACGATAAGCCTCGTTTCCCACACAGCCAAAATTTCCTTCCACCGTCCAACTTTGATAACCAAGCTCCGCCTCCCGGTGTTATCTCAGCTACAGTCACGAGTCGCCTTTGTGTGATCCCCACTGAGGCTTTGCAACGGGGAGAAATAAATGTTGAAAAGATGGCTAAAGATAAAGAGGTGAACAAACCTTTCAAGAAATTATGTGTGGAAAATAAAGTGACATTAAAGGATCCACCTCATCAAAATATAAACAAACCCGAGTTGGCTGGATTAACACCGACTTTACTGGAAAAGGGCAAACCCGACAAAGAGGTCAACTACCCTCCCAAGAAATTATGTGTGGAAACAGAAGAAAAATTCAAGGAGCTACCCCAACCCAGTATCAACAAAACCAAGACGGCTGTATTAACACCGCCTTTGTCAGAAAAAGGAAAACCCGACAAAGACGCAAACTACCCTACCAAGAAATTCTGTGTGGGAACTGAAGTGAAATCAAAGGAAGAACCTCATGCGGATATAAAACCCAAAGTGGCTGTAATTACTCAGCCTTCACCAAAGGTGGGTAGATCTGACAAAGACGGGAACTATCGTACCAAGAAATTATCCGTGGACACTGAAGAGAAATACAAGGAAGAACCACATCCTGATACAAACAAACCCAAGGTGGCTGTAATAACTCAACCGACACAAAAAGTGAGCAAACCTCACAAAGAGATAAACAACTCTTCCATTCCTGACAAAAAACTAACACATCCACCCCGTCCTGATATACTAACACCACCTTTGCAGGAAGAGACGGTGAAAATCAAAGCACCCAATCTTATCTCTGCTACGGAATCAAAGAGTTCACAGGGTGATTTCTCAAAACAGAACACCAAAAGTGTTTCGCTGACTCAGGAAATGAAGGTTGAATCCCCCAAGGTGGTTGACCTAAAAATGTGGTCTGAATGCACACCTGCTTTCGCAGAAGAAAACCAGAGCGTGCTACAGAGTGTTAGAAGCCAGGAGTTAGAAGGTGAGAGAAAGGAAGGACTTACAGATAGAAAAGAAAACCAGAGCAATCTTAAAGACCAAGTGCCACCGATTGAAACTAACAACAAAGTTTCagaaatagaaagaaaaccacTTGCGGTAGTAAATGAGCCAAACAAGGAGTCAGTTGCAGACAAGAAAGACAATAAGGAAGCTAAATTAAGTCTTTTGGAAGAAAATTCAAACATGGTGCCTAAAGACCGGACTGTAAAACAACAAAGTCTGTCAGAAAAAGTTCCACTGGGGTCAGATGTCAAAGAACCTAGAAGGACAACAGAACACATTGCTGTCCCAAGAGTTGAAATAACAGAGCCTCAAGCCAAGCACTTTACTCTACCGCTAACTATGCTAGCACTCAAAAAGCTAGAATCAGAGCCAAGTATTttagaaaaacatttaaaaccgCAAGCTATCGGACGGGATATGATCGATTCTTCTGGTTTGTTAACAAATCAGAAAGTTCTGGATCATAATAAGCCATCGGCCTCGGATGTCGTGAAGGATTTCGAGCAGTTAGACGGCAAGACAGAAATAATTGTGGCTAGCGTGAAAGGTAGTCAGCAGATCAACTCCGCAACTATTCcccaaataaatatttcatgcaGCGATGACAAGGAGGATCATAAATTGCAAAACACGCATATTCCAGATTCTCCACAGTCTTTAGAATTGTCGAATGTGCCTTTGTTTGTGGTGCCGCCAATATCTGTCACTTGTCACGAGAATGAgagtgaactgaggaagcccgtTGCCAGTGAGTGGAGAGAAACTGAAACTTTGGTGGTTACACAAGCTGAAAAACAGCTTGGCACCACCGCAGAACTGCGTGAAAAAACTCAAGGAACATCAGACCAAAGGTTAACAGAGAACTTGTCTTCTTTGCCAAATGAAACTGCACAACAGAAGAAAAATGATAGCAACCATCCATTAAGTAGAACCACAGAAGACAATAGTTCCCTTGAAATCCTGAAGGCCAAACCCTTAAAACAGGCTAAAATTGACACTTCTGTAACCATTGAGGACTTCCTCAGAACTAAAGCTCCTGTTGAGAGACTCACACACAAACCCCCAACCCACCCATCCCTCAGTCCCGGCAGTATCCGTAAATATATGTCCAAAGTCGCCGCGGAGCTCGAGAATGACGCTGGGCTGACCGTCCCCGTGATCACAGTGGATGACCGTCAGAGCGATAAGGTGGATGAAGACACGAGCGGCGGCTCGACCCCGACGTCCTTAACGCCCACATCATCGTTGTCCTGCGAAAGCAGCCCGAGATTGAAACGAAGGGACAGTCTGTCACTTATACGCTCCGCCACGCCCGAGGAGTTGGCCTCGGGAGCCCGCCGTAAAATCTTCATCCCGAAACCTAAAGAGGATGCCGATGCGGGTGTTGTTGCGCTTGAAGGTCAAAAGAAGGACACCCCCTACTTGTCACCCAGTCAGGCTCGCAGAGCAGCTTTGCTCCAAGCTCCCGTGGGACAAAACACACCTCCAATGGAGAGGCGCTCACCCCTAATGAATCGTAGGAAGGCCACGTTGGAGGTACCCAAAGTGGTGGAGGATCTGCCCAAACAGGAGACGACCAAAACTGGTAAAGAGGAGAAAGTTGCTGAAAAGAAGTTGGACCCACTGAAAG CTCCACAGGTCATCCGTAAGATCAGAGGGGAGCCTTTCCCAGATGCCTCCGGACACCTTAAGCTATGGTGCCAGTTTTTCAATGTTCTCTCCGACTCCACCATTAAATGGTTCAGGGACGAAGTGGAAATCCTGGAGGTCAACAGAAG TGCAGGGGATGAAACTCAAGTGGCGCTTGCTATCGTTCTGGCCGCAAGCCAAGACTGCGGCGTGTACGGTTGCACCATCCGGAACGAGTACGGCACGGACACCACCGATTTCCTCCTCAGCGTAGATA TTATGTCTGATATCCTTCTCAGAGATGATTTGGAAG TTGGAGAGGAGATCGAGATGACACCACTGGTGTTCACCAAAGGCCTGGCAAATTCCGGCAGCTGGGGCGACAAGTACTTTGGCCGCATCGTGACCGAGATGGCGAACCTCGGCGAGGGTTGCGGCCATAAACCCAGCAGAGTGAAAGTCATCTACGGTCTAAATCCTGTCTATGAGTCCGGGAGCACGTGTATCATCAAGGTTCCTAACCCAATCGCCTACGGGACCAAGCAGGATAACAACCTCATTGAAAGAAATCTCGAAATGACCAAGCAA GAATGCAAAATTCAGAACATGATCCGAGAATATTGTAAGATATTTGCAGCTGAAGCGAGAGTCATCGAAAACTTTGGACCTTCACTAGA AGTCCTCCCTCAATACCTGATGTATCGACCCGCCAACTCTGTGCCGTACGCCACAGTGGAAGTTGACCTGGGGGAGGTCTTCCTCAAGTACTGTGTGATGGATGCTAAAGGTTGCCTGGTTACGCAAAGTTCTTCTGAGATGGAACAGAAATGCAACACCTTCCAACACTGGATTCACCAGTGGACGCATGGCAATTTACTCATCACCCGTatggaag gtgtTGAAACAAAGATTACGAATATTAGAGTGGCGACCAAGACAAAAGG CTACCAAGGCCTGACAGACCGAAGCTCTTcagaaattttagaacagttccCAACGGTCCACCAGTGCAACTACTACTGCGGACTTCTCGGCCTGCGCCCGCTCAAGACTCAGGAGCAGCAACAGAGCTCCAAGGTGAAGGTCTCCAGGAGCCCCTTGCTTAACCGTAAGTTGTCAATAGGCTCCGGCAGCCCGCAGCCGCACCGGAAAGGACACAGCCCTCAAACGGCCAGGAAGGCCAACGTAAGCCCAAAGGTGACCCGGAAAGTCCAGGAGACCGAGGACAAAGAGTCGGACGGCAAACTCAAGCCTGCGGAAACTACTGACGCTCTTGAAATGAGGTAG
- the alpk3a gene encoding alpha-protein kinase 3 isoform X1: MTSRRPMTRSFSANGRTSSFGEEESSSSNGRTESRNNYLSNVRPENSYSRYSRYRPTRSTLCTVMAQLTEDVQPCFETTLKSKAVSENCNVKFTCVVSGYPAPELKWYKDDMEMDRYCGLPKYEIHKNGKTHTLHIYNCTLDDAAIYQVSASNSKGIVSCSGVLEVGTMSEFKIHQRFFSKLKQKAEKKRKDLEEQNKKGVRDNIPTEGPRVSPEAPPRKRPVPPAEPSQAVNESAFVAQLRSAANDVKEITSAITLDKSLEKDIPAPEELVAKKKLKITNGVDGGVNTAANGGNSSRGLTITNGGVNCYDGGISLAQFLSETHRQTPEEGDNPSQLENPQMDVCIENASIENEGRLEKLQVEKEEKEQDLVSEGEKEASHSTEHPKHHRKTLKDHEHHNVQSSLSSMLHTVKDFLFGKAKKDSHENIENKEKEHDHLPKPKSTQSQTPPSYRLSKKHRAEMDKAHTDQVVPMETDKPKEPPKSVDVNQPANKLSKAQENKVEAGKPTMIALGSPKEPSGQNNQEAAVLVENMEVSAGEKISRPGQQTPLSALQVLTEAEDKCLDTPVTLPQPNHPASSTKDDKPRFPHSQNFLPPSNFDNQAPPPGVISATVTSRLCVIPTEALQRGEINVEKMAKDKEVNKPFKKLCVENKVTLKDPPHQNINKPELAGLTPTLLEKGKPDKEVNYPPKKLCVETEEKFKELPQPSINKTKTAVLTPPLSEKGKPDKDANYPTKKFCVGTEVKSKEEPHADIKPKVAVITQPSPKVGRSDKDGNYRTKKLSVDTEEKYKEEPHPDTNKPKVAVITQPTQKVSKPHKEINNSSIPDKKLTHPPRPDILTPPLQEETVKIKAPNLISATESKSSQGDFSKQNTKSVSLTQEMKVESPKVVDLKMWSECTPAFAEENQSVLQSVRSQELEGERKEGLTDRKENQSNLKDQVPPIETNNKVSEIERKPLAVVNEPNKESVADKKDNKEAKLSLLEENSNMVPKDRTVKQQSLSEKVPLGSDVKEPRRTTEHIAVPRVEITEPQAKHFTLPLTMLALKKLESEPSILEKHLKPQAIGRDMIDSSGLLTNQKVLDHNKPSASDVVKDFEQLDGKTEIIVASVKGSQQINSATIPQINISCSDDKEDHKLQNTHIPDSPQSLELSNVPLFVVPPISVTCHENESELRKPVASEWRETETLVVTQAEKQLGTTAELREKTQGTSDQRLTENLSSLPNETAQQKKNDSNHPLSRTTEDNSSLEILKAKPLKQAKIDTSVTIEDFLRTKAPVERLTHKPPTHPSLSPGSIRKYMSKVAAELENDAGLTVPVITVDDRQSDKVDEDTSGGSTPTSLTPTSSLSCESSPRLKRRDSLSLIRSATPEELASGARRKIFIPKPKEDADAGVVALEGQKKDTPYLSPSQARRAALLQAPVGQNTPPMERRSPLMNRRKATLEVPKVVEDLPKQETTKTGKEEKVAEKKLDPLKAPQVIRKIRGEPFPDASGHLKLWCQFFNVLSDSTIKWFRDEVEILEVNRSAGDETQVALAIVLAASQDCGVYGCTIRNEYGTDTTDFLLSVDIMSDILLRDDLEVGEEIEMTPLVFTKGLANSGSWGDKYFGRIVTEMANLGEGCGHKPSRVKVIYGLNPVYESGSTCIIKVPNPIAYGTKQDNNLIERNLEMTKQECKIQNMIREYCKIFAAEARVIENFGPSLEVLPQYLMYRPANSVPYATVEVDLGEVFLKYCVMDAKGCLVTQSSSEMEQKCNTFQHWIHQWTHGNLLITRMEGVETKITNIRVATKTKGYQGLTDRSSSEILEQFPTVHQCNYYCGLLGLRPLKTQEQQQSSKVKVSRSPLLNRKLSIGSGSPQPHRKGHSPQTARKANVSPKVTRKVQETEDKESDGKLKPAETTDALEMR, translated from the exons AGCAGAGAAGAAGCGTAAAGACTTGGAAGAACAGAACAAGAAGGGGGTCAGAGACAATATTCCCACAGAAGGACCACGTGTTAGTCCCGAGGCACCTCCGAGAAAACGCCCGGTTCCGCCAGCAGAACCGAGCCAGGCGGTTAATGAGTCTGCATTCGTGGCGCAGCTGCGCTCTGCTGCCAATGACGTCAAAGAAATAACCTCTGCAATAACTTTGGACAAAAGTCTGGAGAAGGACATACCGGCCCCTGAGGAGCTCGTGGCCAAAAAGAAACTAAAGATTACCAACGGCGTGGACGGCGGCGTTAACACCGCCGCAAACGGCGGCAACAGCAGCAGAGGCCTTACGATAACAAATGGAGGTGTAAACTGCTATGACGGTGGAATCAGTCTGGCGCAATTTTTATCCGAAACTCACAGACAAACACCCGAAGAGGGCGACAACCCATCTCAACTGGAAAATCCACAGATGGACGTATGTATCGAAAATGCCAGTATAGAGAACGAAGGAAGACTTGAGAAGTTACAAGTCGAGAAGGAAGAGAAAGAACAAGATTTAGTCTCAGAAGGGGAGAAAGAAGCGTCACATTCGACAGAGCACCCGAAACATCACAGAAAGACTCTGAAGGATCACGAGCATCATAACGTTCAGTCGTCCCTCTCCTCCATGTTGCACACGGTCAAAGATTTCCTCTTTGGGAAGGCGAAGAAGGATTCTCATGAAAACATTGAAAACAAAGAGAAGGAACATGACCACCTTCCTAAGCCTAAATCGACACAATCACAAACACCGCCGTCATATCGACTATCCAAGAAGCATCGGGCGGAGATGGACAAAGCTCACACGGACCAAGTTGTACCGATGGAAACCGATAAGCCGAAAGAGCCTCCAAAATCTGTGGATGTAAACCAACCAGCTAATAAACTCTCCAAGGCACAAGAAAATAAAGTTGAAGCTGGAAAGCCAACAATGATTGCCCTCGGGAGCCCAAAAGAGCCGAGTGGACAAAATAATCAGGAGGCTGCGGTTCTGGTGGAGAACATGGAGGTATCAGCAGGTGAAAAGATCAGCCGTCCAGGCCAACAAACACCATTGTCCGCTCTTCAAGTTCTTACAGAG GCTGAAGACAAATGTCTAGATACCCCGGTAACTTTACCACAACCTAATCACCCTGCATCTTCAACAAAAGACGATAAGCCTCGTTTCCCACACAGCCAAAATTTCCTTCCACCGTCCAACTTTGATAACCAAGCTCCGCCTCCCGGTGTTATCTCAGCTACAGTCACGAGTCGCCTTTGTGTGATCCCCACTGAGGCTTTGCAACGGGGAGAAATAAATGTTGAAAAGATGGCTAAAGATAAAGAGGTGAACAAACCTTTCAAGAAATTATGTGTGGAAAATAAAGTGACATTAAAGGATCCACCTCATCAAAATATAAACAAACCCGAGTTGGCTGGATTAACACCGACTTTACTGGAAAAGGGCAAACCCGACAAAGAGGTCAACTACCCTCCCAAGAAATTATGTGTGGAAACAGAAGAAAAATTCAAGGAGCTACCCCAACCCAGTATCAACAAAACCAAGACGGCTGTATTAACACCGCCTTTGTCAGAAAAAGGAAAACCCGACAAAGACGCAAACTACCCTACCAAGAAATTCTGTGTGGGAACTGAAGTGAAATCAAAGGAAGAACCTCATGCGGATATAAAACCCAAAGTGGCTGTAATTACTCAGCCTTCACCAAAGGTGGGTAGATCTGACAAAGACGGGAACTATCGTACCAAGAAATTATCCGTGGACACTGAAGAGAAATACAAGGAAGAACCACATCCTGATACAAACAAACCCAAGGTGGCTGTAATAACTCAACCGACACAAAAAGTGAGCAAACCTCACAAAGAGATAAACAACTCTTCCATTCCTGACAAAAAACTAACACATCCACCCCGTCCTGATATACTAACACCACCTTTGCAGGAAGAGACGGTGAAAATCAAAGCACCCAATCTTATCTCTGCTACGGAATCAAAGAGTTCACAGGGTGATTTCTCAAAACAGAACACCAAAAGTGTTTCGCTGACTCAGGAAATGAAGGTTGAATCCCCCAAGGTGGTTGACCTAAAAATGTGGTCTGAATGCACACCTGCTTTCGCAGAAGAAAACCAGAGCGTGCTACAGAGTGTTAGAAGCCAGGAGTTAGAAGGTGAGAGAAAGGAAGGACTTACAGATAGAAAAGAAAACCAGAGCAATCTTAAAGACCAAGTGCCACCGATTGAAACTAACAACAAAGTTTCagaaatagaaagaaaaccacTTGCGGTAGTAAATGAGCCAAACAAGGAGTCAGTTGCAGACAAGAAAGACAATAAGGAAGCTAAATTAAGTCTTTTGGAAGAAAATTCAAACATGGTGCCTAAAGACCGGACTGTAAAACAACAAAGTCTGTCAGAAAAAGTTCCACTGGGGTCAGATGTCAAAGAACCTAGAAGGACAACAGAACACATTGCTGTCCCAAGAGTTGAAATAACAGAGCCTCAAGCCAAGCACTTTACTCTACCGCTAACTATGCTAGCACTCAAAAAGCTAGAATCAGAGCCAAGTATTttagaaaaacatttaaaaccgCAAGCTATCGGACGGGATATGATCGATTCTTCTGGTTTGTTAACAAATCAGAAAGTTCTGGATCATAATAAGCCATCGGCCTCGGATGTCGTGAAGGATTTCGAGCAGTTAGACGGCAAGACAGAAATAATTGTGGCTAGCGTGAAAGGTAGTCAGCAGATCAACTCCGCAACTATTCcccaaataaatatttcatgcaGCGATGACAAGGAGGATCATAAATTGCAAAACACGCATATTCCAGATTCTCCACAGTCTTTAGAATTGTCGAATGTGCCTTTGTTTGTGGTGCCGCCAATATCTGTCACTTGTCACGAGAATGAgagtgaactgaggaagcccgtTGCCAGTGAGTGGAGAGAAACTGAAACTTTGGTGGTTACACAAGCTGAAAAACAGCTTGGCACCACCGCAGAACTGCGTGAAAAAACTCAAGGAACATCAGACCAAAGGTTAACAGAGAACTTGTCTTCTTTGCCAAATGAAACTGCACAACAGAAGAAAAATGATAGCAACCATCCATTAAGTAGAACCACAGAAGACAATAGTTCCCTTGAAATCCTGAAGGCCAAACCCTTAAAACAGGCTAAAATTGACACTTCTGTAACCATTGAGGACTTCCTCAGAACTAAAGCTCCTGTTGAGAGACTCACACACAAACCCCCAACCCACCCATCCCTCAGTCCCGGCAGTATCCGTAAATATATGTCCAAAGTCGCCGCGGAGCTCGAGAATGACGCTGGGCTGACCGTCCCCGTGATCACAGTGGATGACCGTCAGAGCGATAAGGTGGATGAAGACACGAGCGGCGGCTCGACCCCGACGTCCTTAACGCCCACATCATCGTTGTCCTGCGAAAGCAGCCCGAGATTGAAACGAAGGGACAGTCTGTCACTTATACGCTCCGCCACGCCCGAGGAGTTGGCCTCGGGAGCCCGCCGTAAAATCTTCATCCCGAAACCTAAAGAGGATGCCGATGCGGGTGTTGTTGCGCTTGAAGGTCAAAAGAAGGACACCCCCTACTTGTCACCCAGTCAGGCTCGCAGAGCAGCTTTGCTCCAAGCTCCCGTGGGACAAAACACACCTCCAATGGAGAGGCGCTCACCCCTAATGAATCGTAGGAAGGCCACGTTGGAGGTACCCAAAGTGGTGGAGGATCTGCCCAAACAGGAGACGACCAAAACTGGTAAAGAGGAGAAAGTTGCTGAAAAGAAGTTGGACCCACTGAAAG CTCCACAGGTCATCCGTAAGATCAGAGGGGAGCCTTTCCCAGATGCCTCCGGACACCTTAAGCTATGGTGCCAGTTTTTCAATGTTCTCTCCGACTCCACCATTAAATGGTTCAGGGACGAAGTGGAAATCCTGGAGGTCAACAGAAG TGCAGGGGATGAAACTCAAGTGGCGCTTGCTATCGTTCTGGCCGCAAGCCAAGACTGCGGCGTGTACGGTTGCACCATCCGGAACGAGTACGGCACGGACACCACCGATTTCCTCCTCAGCGTAGATA TTATGTCTGATATCCTTCTCAGAGATGATTTGGAAG TTGGAGAGGAGATCGAGATGACACCACTGGTGTTCACCAAAGGCCTGGCAAATTCCGGCAGCTGGGGCGACAAGTACTTTGGCCGCATCGTGACCGAGATGGCGAACCTCGGCGAGGGTTGCGGCCATAAACCCAGCAGAGTGAAAGTCATCTACGGTCTAAATCCTGTCTATGAGTCCGGGAGCACGTGTATCATCAAGGTTCCTAACCCAATCGCCTACGGGACCAAGCAGGATAACAACCTCATTGAAAGAAATCTCGAAATGACCAAGCAA GAATGCAAAATTCAGAACATGATCCGAGAATATTGTAAGATATTTGCAGCTGAAGCGAGAGTCATCGAAAACTTTGGACCTTCACTAGA AGTCCTCCCTCAATACCTGATGTATCGACCCGCCAACTCTGTGCCGTACGCCACAGTGGAAGTTGACCTGGGGGAGGTCTTCCTCAAGTACTGTGTGATGGATGCTAAAGGTTGCCTGGTTACGCAAAGTTCTTCTGAGATGGAACAGAAATGCAACACCTTCCAACACTGGATTCACCAGTGGACGCATGGCAATTTACTCATCACCCGTatggaag gtgtTGAAACAAAGATTACGAATATTAGAGTGGCGACCAAGACAAAAGG CTACCAAGGCCTGACAGACCGAAGCTCTTcagaaattttagaacagttccCAACGGTCCACCAGTGCAACTACTACTGCGGACTTCTCGGCCTGCGCCCGCTCAAGACTCAGGAGCAGCAACAGAGCTCCAAGGTGAAGGTCTCCAGGAGCCCCTTGCTTAACCGTAAGTTGTCAATAGGCTCCGGCAGCCCGCAGCCGCACCGGAAAGGACACAGCCCTCAAACGGCCAGGAAGGCCAACGTAAGCCCAAAGGTGACCCGGAAAGTCCAGGAGACCGAGGACAAAGAGTCGGACGGCAAACTCAAGCCTGCGGAAACTACTGACGCTCTTGAAATGAGGTAG